The following proteins come from a genomic window of Microscilla marina ATCC 23134:
- a CDS encoding DUF1800 domain-containing protein, protein MAKQRRDFLQSLFPSNTINDLLNPPQTAPVPPSPEVIALNRMGYGARQGDIVTLKKKGLPRYIEEQLNPNNGQDALLKEQLAKATLKIKYKAKAGKYGAMDENRPLKLLNASIEELWKLSDRKKTPNKERNRPAQEVMAATWLRATYSKWQLQEVMTEFWHNHFNVSVQTDWRIALTLPVYDREVIRKNCFGNFRDFLEDVAKSTAMQYYLDNVYSKASPANENYARELFELHTLGADHYLNHLYDQWRQVPGATKGKPSGYIDEDVYEAARAFTGWTIADGSRIKGGERLPNTGKFFYYEGWHDNYQKRVLGTEFSSNQPPMADGKKVLDLVAYHPGTAKFVCTKICRRLVADKPPQTLIDKAVATWMKHQKSPDQIKHVLRTILNAPEFTQNWGDKVKRPFELVVSFLRATNAQLTPHRNMHYLLTNMGYQMFQWATPTGHPDVASYWINSHMMLTRWNVVSTLVFGLRWHKSAKFDLKGQTPTNAKSAFQITDYWIERALGRQVKPQTRGLLVNYLAGGGSAAEPPFGKPKDINFRLRAMVALIGMTPEFQWR, encoded by the coding sequence ATGGCTAAACAACGTCGTGACTTTTTGCAAAGTTTGTTTCCTTCTAATACGATCAATGACCTGCTGAATCCACCTCAGACAGCACCTGTACCACCCTCACCCGAAGTAATTGCCTTGAACCGCATGGGGTATGGTGCCCGACAAGGAGATATAGTTACTCTTAAGAAAAAAGGGTTGCCACGCTATATAGAAGAACAACTCAACCCAAACAATGGTCAGGATGCTTTATTGAAGGAGCAATTGGCAAAAGCCACCCTAAAAATAAAATATAAGGCTAAAGCCGGAAAGTATGGGGCAATGGATGAAAATCGTCCTCTGAAGCTACTCAATGCTTCTATAGAAGAGTTATGGAAATTAAGCGACCGTAAGAAAACACCTAACAAAGAACGTAACCGACCCGCACAAGAGGTAATGGCAGCTACCTGGCTACGTGCTACTTATAGTAAATGGCAACTGCAAGAGGTGATGACAGAGTTTTGGCACAATCATTTTAATGTAAGCGTACAAACCGATTGGCGTATTGCACTTACCTTGCCTGTATACGACCGAGAAGTAATTAGAAAAAACTGCTTTGGTAACTTTCGTGATTTTTTGGAAGATGTGGCAAAAAGTACCGCCATGCAGTATTACCTTGACAATGTATATAGTAAGGCAAGCCCTGCCAACGAAAACTATGCCCGCGAATTGTTTGAGTTACATACATTGGGAGCCGATCACTACCTCAATCATTTGTATGATCAATGGCGACAAGTGCCAGGAGCTACCAAGGGCAAACCCAGTGGGTACATAGACGAAGATGTATACGAGGCGGCAAGGGCATTTACAGGGTGGACTATAGCCGATGGTTCGAGGATTAAAGGAGGCGAACGTTTGCCTAATACGGGCAAGTTTTTTTATTATGAAGGTTGGCACGATAACTACCAAAAGCGGGTATTGGGTACTGAATTTTCGTCAAACCAACCACCTATGGCAGATGGCAAAAAGGTGCTTGATCTGGTGGCTTACCACCCTGGCACAGCAAAATTTGTTTGTACTAAGATCTGCCGCCGTTTGGTGGCAGATAAACCGCCCCAAACATTGATTGACAAAGCTGTAGCTACTTGGATGAAACACCAAAAATCACCTGATCAGATCAAGCATGTGTTGCGCACTATTTTAAACGCTCCTGAGTTTACCCAAAACTGGGGCGATAAGGTCAAACGTCCGTTTGAGTTGGTTGTTTCATTTTTACGGGCTACCAATGCTCAGCTCACCCCACACCGCAATATGCATTATTTGCTTACTAATATGGGCTATCAAATGTTTCAATGGGCTACACCTACCGGGCACCCCGATGTAGCGAGTTATTGGATTAACTCTCACATGATGCTCACCCGCTGGAATGTGGTGTCTACTTTAGTATTTGGGCTACGTTGGCATAAATCGGCCAAGTTTGATTTGAAAGGACAAACTCCTACCAATGCCAAGAGCGCATTCCAAATCACTGACTATTGGATAGAACGGGCGTTGGGCAGGCAAGTAAAACCTCAAACCCGGGGTCTGTTGGTCAATTATCTGGCGGGTGGAGGCAGCGCAGCTGAACCTCCATTTGGTAAACCTAAAGACATCAACTTTCGATTAAGGGCAATGGTTGCTCTGATTGGTATGACGCCTGAGTTTCAATGGAGGTAA
- a CDS encoding tetratricopeptide repeat protein yields MIKSNIAFILCLLSSIVCFNHPALSQEQEQDYEIAYKKAVQLMDAGKIQEGFEYLNKSIGINPRFYDALYARSYYFMREGKYLKAIRDYDLLILLYPNVASLYLYRGQAKFYLENYESAETDYRKGYQLDSTYIEVINALGSLYFVMDLYKDATTYFNKTLRLDAKNVYAYYYRASTYYYTQQYDLALKDIASCLGLAPKDADAKRLKALVHLGMKKPKKAIDIYEKLQKEKAAFEEEDFYNWGLAYYQLRKYNRALFYLQTPQKHENSSIYHYIGKTKYKLKDTRAALSYLNRAIKLVGKNNEASATMYYDRAVVYYRMRRPKQARKDFLEGIFLMPELLTDKELITRMNLLGNAKIMLKLDDRKEKPLLDSISTQGYQARAETFISLGDSKNALVELKKAIELAPNNSYSYTLRGIAHAMRNAYNEAVQDFNKALKLPKNRNAEKTYYSRGLTYKELGMYKEAQASITQAITLNKKVAEYYYDRAIIAYEVRNLEGALQDINEAIKLAPKKLDYYTDRALYLSEKKQYKEALADCNRVLKEDSNNVMAYYSRGLAYDGLGKYAEAVADFSKVLTVYPNDREVNLLLRKSLSKMHQEKN; encoded by the coding sequence ATGATAAAATCAAATATTGCGTTCATACTATGTTTGTTGAGTAGTATTGTATGCTTCAACCACCCAGCCCTTAGCCAGGAACAAGAACAAGATTACGAAATAGCCTACAAGAAGGCAGTTCAACTGATGGATGCAGGAAAAATTCAGGAAGGTTTCGAGTACCTTAATAAGTCCATTGGAATCAATCCTCGCTTTTATGACGCACTTTATGCCCGTAGTTATTACTTTATGAGAGAAGGTAAATATCTCAAGGCGATTCGCGACTATGATTTATTGATTCTTTTATACCCCAATGTAGCCTCTTTATATTTGTACCGAGGGCAAGCCAAGTTTTATTTAGAGAATTACGAAAGTGCCGAAACTGATTACCGCAAAGGCTACCAATTAGACAGCACTTATATAGAAGTAATCAATGCATTGGGCAGCTTGTATTTTGTCATGGACTTGTATAAGGACGCCACCACTTACTTTAATAAAACGCTCAGGTTAGATGCTAAAAACGTATACGCTTATTATTACCGGGCTTCTACTTATTACTATACACAACAATATGACCTTGCACTCAAAGACATTGCCTCTTGCTTAGGGTTAGCTCCTAAAGACGCTGATGCCAAACGCTTGAAAGCGCTGGTACACCTGGGCATGAAAAAGCCTAAAAAGGCCATTGATATTTATGAAAAACTACAAAAAGAGAAAGCCGCCTTCGAAGAAGAAGATTTTTATAACTGGGGGCTTGCCTATTATCAATTGCGTAAATACAATCGAGCCTTGTTTTACCTGCAAACTCCTCAAAAACACGAAAACAGTAGTATTTATCATTATATAGGCAAAACCAAATATAAACTAAAAGACACAAGAGCTGCTTTGAGTTATTTGAACAGGGCTATCAAACTGGTGGGTAAAAACAACGAGGCAAGCGCTACTATGTATTATGACCGTGCCGTGGTATATTACCGCATGCGTAGACCTAAACAAGCCCGAAAAGACTTTTTGGAGGGTATTTTTCTAATGCCTGAACTGTTAACAGATAAAGAGTTGATTACAAGAATGAATTTGCTGGGCAATGCAAAAATCATGTTAAAACTGGATGATAGAAAAGAAAAACCATTGCTTGACAGCATTAGTACACAAGGGTATCAGGCCAGGGCAGAAACATTTATTAGTTTAGGCGATTCTAAAAATGCTTTGGTAGAGCTCAAAAAAGCCATCGAGTTGGCACCTAACAATTCTTACTCTTATACCTTGCGTGGCATAGCTCATGCTATGCGCAATGCTTATAATGAGGCTGTGCAGGATTTTAACAAGGCTTTGAAGCTACCTAAAAATCGTAATGCTGAAAAAACTTATTATAGCCGGGGACTTACTTACAAAGAGCTGGGAATGTATAAAGAAGCACAAGCAAGTATTACACAGGCCATTACGCTTAACAAAAAAGTGGCTGAATACTATTACGACCGGGCAATTATAGCTTATGAGGTAAGAAACCTAGAGGGCGCCCTGCAAGATATCAATGAGGCGATTAAGCTTGCGCCAAAAAAACTGGACTACTACACCGACCGGGCTTTGTATTTATCGGAAAAGAAACAATATAAAGAAGCGTTGGCAGATTGTAACCGAGTATTGAAAGAAGACAGCAATAATGTGATGGCTTACTATAGTCGAGGGTTGGCTTACGACGGGTTGGGCAAGTATGCCGAAGCAGTAGCAGATTTTTCTAAGGTGTTAACTGTATACCCCAACGACCGCGAAGTGAACTTGTTGTTGCGTAAATCGCTTAGCAAGATGCACCAAGAAAAAAACTAA
- a CDS encoding YbaB/EbfC family nucleoid-associated protein, which produces MFDLNNLMGKVKEMQDKMKEVQDSLAQVKVTAESGAGMVKATVNGKRQVISIEVDKDLVKPEDQDMMQDLIVAAINKALEEADVVAKEEMQKATQGVMPNIPGFDLNNMM; this is translated from the coding sequence ATGTTTGACTTGAATAATTTGATGGGAAAGGTGAAGGAGATGCAGGATAAGATGAAGGAAGTGCAAGATAGCCTCGCCCAGGTAAAAGTAACTGCTGAGTCGGGTGCTGGAATGGTAAAAGCTACTGTGAATGGTAAACGGCAGGTAATTTCAATAGAGGTGGATAAAGACCTTGTAAAACCTGAAGATCAGGACATGATGCAAGACTTGATTGTGGCAGCAATAAATAAAGCTTTAGAAGAAGCAGACGTGGTAGCCAAAGAAGAAATGCAAAAAGCTACTCAGGGAGTGATGCCCAATATCCCTGGTTTCGACCTCAATAACATGATGTAA
- a CDS encoding DUF2911 domain-containing protein — MRYLTLVALLGIVQLGWAQKVVKPPRKLSPITMTTFKNERNYLKVTYGQPSKRGRHVFGALIPFGKIWRTGANEATEITLINDVKINKKRIKAGTYTIFTIPGKDYWTVIFNRELGQWGAFDYPKYKDKDALRYQAKVLSIDEVYEAFTIFFQERKKGVNLVMTWSNTMIIVPIDFV; from the coding sequence ATGAGATATTTAACACTTGTTGCCTTGTTAGGGATCGTACAACTTGGCTGGGCACAAAAGGTTGTAAAACCACCCAGAAAGTTGAGCCCTATCACAATGACCACCTTCAAGAACGAACGAAATTATTTGAAAGTTACTTATGGTCAACCTTCTAAAAGAGGTCGTCATGTTTTTGGGGCATTAATTCCTTTTGGCAAGATATGGCGAACCGGAGCAAACGAAGCTACTGAAATCACCTTAATTAACGATGTAAAAATAAATAAAAAACGAATTAAGGCAGGCACCTATACCATATTTACCATACCTGGTAAAGACTACTGGACAGTAATTTTTAACCGGGAACTGGGTCAGTGGGGGGCTTTTGACTACCCTAAATACAAAGATAAAGACGCTCTGCGTTATCAGGCAAAAGTACTTTCTATTGATGAAGTGTATGAGGCATTTACGATTTTTTTTCAAGAAAGAAAAAAGGGGGTAAACCTGGTCATGACCTGGAGCAATACGATGATTATAGTCCCCATAGATTTTGTATGA
- a CDS encoding T9SS type B sorting domain-containing protein, with amino-acid sequence MYKFKKLLTTNTIRKFCFTCLILAGVVANTQAQTPCFRAKDNVTRGCAPFSVELVDCSGATTIFYKYGDGSTQTQQNTHTYNEPGLYAVTQYIQKPGQTQADSLQVQNYIEVLPSPQPAFDLKLCSDNAVFLSIPDQNYEEYIINWGDGITQTVSRGAVNIPPHKYNFAPVTITVTGNYDPGNCGGSNAVIVNPIANIIPADIQSVSTLAKDPTNGVTQIVFGTNENFEYEVAQKASNESTFTLIKTVVNTAGRVITEKFQNLDTENLSYCYKVTTKDLCANKVESEVFCNMSLSATAQNNQNTVQWTPYAGSNFQRYVLYRNQNPIQVINDINTLSYIDTAVTCNEQYCYSVEAETGVTSKLIIASNNDCVIAYSEDIPPTITIFNSTVEQDNSIRVFWDIETFPRITEYLVSRTDTTLRLSTTELQAIDVNLDADNNQYFYKIFYTNQCGNSSARSLITSPVLLKASSITAKSVQLQWTHYLNAEQRFSNYELEKLEEDGTVYQTVPLTTDTTYTDTQQDLERQVLRYRVKTYINPATNLVSYSNIVEVKRKFKIFVPNAFTPNGDGLNDTFEPKAIFVKSFNMTVYNRLGKVVYRSQDITQGWDGNFNGKEATSDVYIYTIEMTDLLGNDFKTKGTFTLIR; translated from the coding sequence ATGTATAAATTTAAGAAACTCCTTACTACAAATACAATTCGTAAGTTTTGCTTTACCTGTCTTATTTTAGCAGGAGTTGTAGCAAATACCCAAGCCCAAACTCCTTGTTTTAGGGCAAAAGACAATGTTACCAGAGGTTGTGCTCCTTTTAGTGTGGAGTTGGTTGATTGTTCGGGAGCAACTACTATTTTTTATAAATACGGTGATGGTAGTACCCAAACCCAGCAAAACACCCATACTTATAACGAGCCTGGGCTTTATGCGGTAACTCAATATATTCAGAAACCTGGCCAAACCCAGGCAGATAGTTTACAGGTGCAAAACTACATAGAGGTATTGCCTTCACCTCAACCCGCGTTTGATTTAAAACTGTGTAGCGATAATGCAGTGTTTTTATCTATTCCTGACCAAAACTATGAAGAGTATATCATCAACTGGGGAGATGGCATTACCCAAACAGTATCCAGAGGCGCAGTCAATATCCCTCCTCATAAATATAACTTTGCCCCGGTAACCATTACAGTTACTGGCAATTACGATCCGGGAAATTGCGGGGGTAGTAACGCGGTCATTGTCAATCCAATTGCTAATATTATTCCTGCCGATATTCAATCAGTATCTACCTTGGCCAAAGACCCCACCAATGGAGTGACCCAAATTGTTTTTGGAACCAATGAGAACTTTGAGTATGAGGTGGCTCAAAAAGCCAGTAATGAAAGTACCTTTACTTTGATTAAAACTGTGGTAAATACTGCAGGCAGGGTCATTACCGAAAAGTTTCAGAACCTGGACACCGAAAACTTGTCTTATTGCTATAAAGTCACCACCAAAGACTTGTGTGCTAACAAGGTAGAGTCGGAAGTGTTTTGCAATATGAGTTTGTCTGCCACTGCCCAAAACAATCAGAATACGGTGCAATGGACTCCCTATGCAGGCTCAAACTTTCAACGGTATGTGTTGTATCGTAATCAAAACCCCATACAAGTAATTAACGACATTAACACCTTATCTTATATCGATACAGCAGTTACTTGTAACGAGCAGTATTGTTATAGTGTTGAGGCTGAAACCGGCGTTACCAGTAAATTGATTATCGCGTCTAATAATGACTGTGTCATTGCTTATTCAGAAGATATTCCCCCTACCATTACCATTTTTAACTCTACAGTAGAGCAAGACAATAGCATCAGGGTGTTTTGGGACATTGAGACTTTTCCACGTATTACCGAATACCTGGTGAGCAGAACCGATACCACATTAAGGTTAAGTACTACCGAACTTCAGGCAATAGATGTAAACCTGGATGCCGACAATAATCAATATTTCTATAAGATTTTTTATACCAACCAGTGTGGTAACAGTTCTGCAAGATCGTTGATTACCAGCCCAGTATTGTTGAAGGCGTCAAGCATAACAGCCAAAAGTGTACAATTGCAATGGACACACTACCTCAATGCTGAACAGCGTTTTAGTAATTATGAACTGGAGAAGCTAGAAGAAGATGGTACAGTGTATCAAACAGTGCCCCTTACTACTGATACCACTTATACCGATACTCAGCAAGACTTGGAGCGCCAAGTGTTGCGTTACCGTGTAAAAACTTATATAAACCCTGCCACAAACCTGGTAAGTTACTCAAATATAGTAGAGGTCAAGCGTAAGTTTAAAATATTTGTGCCCAATGCTTTTACTCCAAATGGTGATGGGTTGAATGACACTTTTGAGCCAAAAGCCATTTTTGTGAAGAGTTTCAATATGACAGTGTACAATCGTTTGGGAAAAGTGGTATATCGTTCGCAAGATATTACCCAAGGCTGGGATGGTAACTTTAATGGCAAAGAGGCTACTTCTGATGTATATATTTATACCATCGAAATGACCGATTTGCTGGGTAATGATTTTAAAACCAAAGGTACTTTTACGTTGATTCGCTAA